From a single Rutidosis leptorrhynchoides isolate AG116_Rl617_1_P2 chromosome 5, CSIRO_AGI_Rlap_v1, whole genome shotgun sequence genomic region:
- the LOC139848010 gene encoding GEM-like protein 5 — MKPNNQPGPSSSSDPSGNYWGTHVMGTPAPPSSSAYPPPQYGVPQPPPPPQPNNIDNVRKKLNSWGNKAETTANNIWTNLKSGHSVTESAWGKMNLTAKALTEGGFESLYKQNFTTYPNEKLKRTFACYLSTSSGPVAGTLYLSNVHVAFCSDRPLSSIQPNGMESWIYYKVIIPLEKIATVQPVTIPGKKQVDKYIQLSTVDGQDFWFMGFVNHEKASKHLLNGVATCVKTIPHM, encoded by the exons ATGAAACCAAACAATCAACCAGGTCCATCTTCATCATCTGATCCAAGTGGCAATTATTGGGGGACCCACGTTATGGGTACACCGGCGCCACCATCATCTTCTGCCTACCCTCCGCCTCAATACGGCGTCCCTCAGCCTCCGCCTCCACCTCAGCCCAACAACATCGATAATGTTCGAAAAAAGCTGAATTCATGGGGCAATAAGGCCGAGACAACCGCCAACAATATCTGGACTAATC TGAAATCGGGTCATTCTGTGACCGAATCGGCATGGGGAAAAATGAATTTGacggcgaaagcattgacggaagGTGGATTTGAATCGTTGTATAAGCAAAATTTTACGACGTACCCAAATGAGAAACTTAAGAGGACGTTTGCTTGTTATCTGTCTACGTCTAGTGGACCTGTTGCTGGAACGTTGTATCTTTCGAATGTTCACGTTGCTTTTTGTAGTGATCGGCCTTTGTCTTCGATCCAACCTAATGGCATGGAGTCTTGGATCTATTACAAG GTTATAATCCCATTGGAGAAGATAGCAACAGTACAGCCAGTTACGATACCGGGAAAGAAACAAGTAGACAAGTACATCCAGCTTTCAACGGTCGATGGTCAAGATTTCTGGTTCATGGGTTTCGTGAATCATGAAAAAGCATCGAAACATCTTCTCAACGGTGTCGCAACTTGTGTTAAAACTATCCCACATATGTAG
- the LOC139848126 gene encoding uncharacterized protein, which yields MMNSILSVVTIFFIVSSSAIAGSDSPFIVAHKKATLNRLKSGAEKVSVSIDIYNQGSATAYDVSLTDDGWSSDIFKIISGNTSTSWERLDVGAQVSHSFELESTVKTVFYSKPAVVTYRVPTKAALQEAYTTSLLPLEILSDKPKESALNVAKKLLVKYGSLASVITIVVLFVYLVATPSKSGAAKGSKKKR from the exons ATGATGAACTCGATTCTCTCTGTAGTAACAATTTTTTTCATCGTCTCATCGTCGGCTATCGCCGGATCGGATTCTCCTTTCATCGTAGCTCACAAGAAAGCTACACTTAACCGACTCAAATCCGGCGCTGAAAAAGTCTCCGTTTCAATTGATATTTATAATCAAGGATCTGC GACTGCGTATGATGTTAGTCTTACAGATGATGGCTGGTCTTCTGATATATTCAAAATCATCTCAGGGAACACTTCAACCTCTTGGGAAAGGCTTGATGT CGGTGCTCAAGTATCACACTCCTTTGAGTTGGAGTCGACTGTGAAAACTGTGTTTTATAGTAAACCAGCTGTTGTTACATACCGTGTCCCCACAAAGGCTGCACTACAG GAGGCATATACGACTTCACTTCTACCTTTGGAAATCTTATCCGATAAGCCTAAAGAAAGTGCACTTAATGTT GCTAAG AAGTTGTTGGTTAAGTATGGCTCCTTGGCATCAGTTATCACCATTGTGGTTTTATTTGTGTACCTGGTGGCAACTCCATCAAAATCTGGTGCTGCAAAAGGAAGCAAGAAGAAACGTTGA